The following proteins are encoded in a genomic region of Chloracidobacterium sp.:
- a CDS encoding tyrosine recombinase XerD, whose amino-acid sequence MQHHLIREYLVYCQVEKGLSPRSVASYAFDIGKLAEWAGKNGIDLLSVTRSDLREWLIDLAAEHLAENSKRRLISSIRGFYKFLMYDGHVKANPAEDLVSPQKGVYLPRFLNKSEIEMLLAVPDTSTETGLRDRAILELMYASGLRVSETVGVRIQDMDLDLGIITTTGKGNKTRRVPVGSSAIGWLQSYLALRAKKENVRFDNIFLTPGGKPLNRQEIHKFIVEYATKCGLNGVTPHTLRHSFATHLIQNAADIRSVQQMLGHSDISTTQIYTHVTDEQLLKSYRKFHPRARSEKADRAAAETKVCG is encoded by the coding sequence GTGCAGCATCACCTCATCCGTGAATATCTCGTTTATTGCCAAGTAGAAAAAGGTCTTTCGCCGCGATCGGTCGCAAGCTACGCTTTTGATATTGGCAAGCTCGCAGAATGGGCTGGAAAGAACGGTATCGACCTGCTTTCGGTTACTCGCTCCGACCTTCGCGAATGGCTCATCGACCTGGCTGCCGAACACTTAGCAGAAAATTCCAAGAGGCGGCTGATCAGTTCGATACGCGGGTTCTACAAGTTCCTTATGTATGACGGCCATGTCAAGGCGAACCCCGCGGAAGACCTCGTTTCACCGCAGAAGGGTGTATATCTGCCGCGTTTTCTCAACAAGAGCGAGATCGAAATGCTGCTTGCAGTACCAGATACTTCGACCGAAACCGGCCTGCGCGACCGGGCGATACTCGAATTGATGTACGCCTCGGGCCTTCGCGTCTCAGAGACTGTCGGCGTCAGAATTCAGGATATGGATCTCGACCTCGGGATCATAACAACAACGGGAAAAGGCAATAAAACCCGGCGCGTGCCGGTAGGGAGCAGTGCGATCGGGTGGCTGCAAAGCTATCTCGCCCTGCGGGCGAAAAAAGAAAATGTGCGGTTCGATAACATCTTCCTGACACCGGGCGGGAAACCGCTCAACAGACAAGAGATCCACAAATTTATCGTTGAATACGCGACGAAATGCGGGCTGAACGGTGTTACGCCGCACACGCTGCGGCACTCATTCGCTACACATCTGATACAAAATGCCGCCGATATACGTTCCGTCCAACAGATGCTCGGACATTCGGACATCTCGACCACGCAGATATATACACACGTAACCGATGAACAGCTTTTGAAGAGCTATCGTAAATTTCACCCGCGGGCAAGATCGGAAAAGGCCGACCGCGCAGCGGCGGAAACAAAGGTTTGCGGTTAA
- the rplL gene encoding 50S ribosomal protein L7/L12 translates to MMAVTKDDVVEYLKAMSLLEASELVKELEEVFGVSAAAAAAPVMVAAAGAGDGGAAAAEEKDSFDVILAGAGSNKIAVIKVVREVVAGLGLKEAKDLVDGAPKAIKEGASKAEAEDIKAKLTEAGATVELK, encoded by the coding sequence ATCATGGCAGTTACAAAAGATGATGTAGTCGAGTATTTGAAAGCAATGTCGCTTCTTGAGGCGTCGGAGCTTGTCAAGGAACTTGAAGAAGTGTTCGGAGTTTCGGCCGCAGCGGCGGCGGCACCTGTAATGGTGGCCGCAGCAGGTGCGGGTGACGGCGGTGCGGCCGCGGCGGAAGAGAAGGATTCGTTCGACGTGATCCTTGCCGGAGCGGGCAGCAATAAGATCGCTGTTATCAAGGTCGTCCGTGAGGTCGTTGCAGGCCTCGGACTTAAGGAAGCTAAAGACCTTGTTGACGGTGCGCCGAAAGCGATCAAGGAAGGAGCTTCGAAGGCTGAAGCAGAAGACATCAAGGCAAAGCTTACCGAAGCGGGCGCTACGGTCGAGCTTAAATAG
- a CDS encoding SLC13 family permease — protein MTNELLLTLIILGSALALFLSGRLPADLVALLVVVALGLTGVLTTQEAFSGFSRSAVITIIAIFVLTEALERTGVTEQVGGILSRIGGKSELQLIISVMVAGAFLSFFMNNIAAAAVLLPAATGAAKKAHVRLSKILIPLAFSTILGGAATLFTTSNIVLNSILRDHDIGGFSLVDFLPVGLPIAVFGILYIALVGRRSLPGDSPIERTVAPDATRRSDLIEAYKLDQKLFRARVPDNSFLTGKKLSECTLREDFGVNVVAIERGGKKLLDLSPDTKIRRGDTLVLEGDEDDFRERDVKPFMEYLPDVDWKESDLESQTVEVFEAMLAPRSRLIGRTLRSIHFREKYGVSALAIWHGDKEIFIGIADVPLRFGDALLLQGPREKLAVLRDDPDIILLMGKDDAEMTVHGRGWAALAIFAVTLLLALLLPDLTGAIMLGGALAMVVARIISIEQAYSSIGWKTVFLVAGMLPMGIALTKTNAAGITAVAIVDVFGGHGPMILVAGLFIVSAIFTQLVNGAVAATIIGPIAIQIAQQAGVDPRGVIMGVAMGASMAFMTPLSHAVNVLVMSPGGYCFKDYFKIGLPLTTLLFVVAMIFLRLFWLS, from the coding sequence TTGACCAACGAGCTTTTATTAACACTTATCATCTTGGGCAGCGCACTCGCCCTCTTTCTCTCAGGACGGCTGCCCGCCGACCTCGTAGCACTACTCGTCGTCGTAGCTCTCGGACTGACCGGTGTTCTGACCACACAGGAGGCATTCTCAGGATTCAGCCGCTCGGCGGTCATAACGATCATCGCGATCTTTGTATTGACCGAAGCACTTGAGCGTACGGGCGTTACCGAACAGGTCGGCGGCATACTTTCGCGCATCGGCGGGAAGAGTGAATTGCAGCTGATAATCTCAGTAATGGTCGCAGGAGCCTTTCTTTCGTTCTTTATGAACAACATCGCCGCAGCGGCAGTGCTGCTGCCCGCCGCTACCGGGGCCGCTAAGAAGGCTCACGTCCGGCTGTCAAAGATCCTTATCCCGCTTGCATTTTCGACGATACTAGGCGGTGCGGCTACGCTCTTCACCACCTCGAACATCGTTCTGAATTCGATACTTCGCGACCACGACATCGGCGGCTTCAGCCTCGTTGACTTTCTGCCCGTGGGGCTTCCCATCGCGGTGTTCGGTATCTTGTATATCGCGCTCGTCGGACGGCGTTCGCTGCCGGGCGATTCGCCGATCGAGCGAACGGTCGCCCCCGATGCGACACGCCGTTCCGACCTTATCGAGGCATACAAACTCGATCAGAAGCTCTTCCGGGCGCGTGTGCCTGACAACTCGTTCCTCACCGGCAAAAAGCTTTCGGAATGCACTCTTCGTGAGGACTTTGGCGTTAATGTCGTTGCCATCGAACGTGGCGGCAAAAAACTGCTCGACCTTTCGCCCGACACTAAGATACGGCGCGGCGACACGCTGGTACTCGAAGGTGATGAAGATGATTTCCGCGAACGCGACGTAAAGCCGTTCATGGAGTACCTTCCGGATGTTGACTGGAAGGAGAGTGACCTTGAGTCACAGACCGTCGAGGTTTTCGAGGCTATGCTCGCACCGCGTTCACGGCTTATCGGCAGGACACTGCGCAGCATACACTTTCGTGAGAAATACGGCGTCTCGGCACTTGCGATATGGCACGGAGATAAGGAAATTTTCATCGGTATAGCGGATGTTCCGCTGAGATTCGGTGATGCACTTCTGCTGCAGGGGCCGCGTGAAAAGCTGGCCGTGCTGCGCGACGACCCGGATATCATCCTTTTGATGGGCAAGGATGACGCCGAGATGACCGTGCACGGCCGAGGGTGGGCGGCACTGGCGATCTTTGCGGTAACACTGCTGCTCGCCTTGCTCCTGCCCGACCTCACGGGGGCGATAATGCTCGGCGGCGCACTCGCGATGGTCGTTGCACGGATCATCAGCATAGAACAGGCGTACTCATCTATCGGCTGGAAAACGGTCTTTCTTGTTGCGGGTATGCTACCGATGGGAATCGCTCTGACAAAGACAAATGCCGCCGGGATCACTGCCGTTGCGATCGTTGATGTATTTGGCGGGCACGGGCCGATGATACTCGTTGCCGGGCTGTTCATCGTTTCTGCCATCTTTACACAGCTTGTCAACGGCGCGGTCGCAGCGACGATCATCGGCCCGATCGCCATTCAGATAGCGCAGCAGGCCGGCGTCGATCCGCGAGGTGTCATAATGGGCGTTGCAATGGGAGCCTCAATGGCATTCATGACGCCGCTGAGTCACGCGGTGAATGTCCTTGTGATGAGTCCCGGCGGCTATTGCTTCAAAGATTACTTCAAGATCGGCCTGCCGCTCACCACTCTGCTTTTTGTCGTGGCAATGATATTTTTGCGTCTCTTTTGGCTGTCGTAA
- the rpmG gene encoding 50S ribosomal protein L33 yields the protein MPRDNIILQCTECKERNYVTTKNKKNTPNRLEFKKFCRRCRCHTLHRENK from the coding sequence ATGCCGAGAGATAATATCATTTTGCAGTGTACCGAGTGCAAAGAGCGCAACTACGTCACGACAAAGAACAAAAAGAACACGCCGAATAGGCTCGAGTTCAAAAAGTTCTGCAGACGTTGCCGCTGCCACACGCTGCACCGCGAAAATAAATAG
- the ettA gene encoding energy-dependent translational throttle protein EttA gives MSSNEPNKIIFSMVKVSKFYDKKPVLKDIYLSFFYGAKIGVLGLNGAGKSSLLKIIAGVDKDFNGEVVFSKGYSVGYLEQEPKLDDTKTVREIVEEAVGSTVALLKEYEEINAKFAEPMSDDEMNALIERQGEVQEKLDAADAWDLDARLEMAMDALRCPPPETLIKNLSGGEKRRVALCRLLLQKPDILLLDEPTNHLDAETVAWLEQHLQRYEGTIIAVTHDRYFLDNIAGWILELDRGEGIPYQGNYSSWLEQKHVRLAQEQKQEDKRQKTLERELEWIRMSPKGRHAKSKARINDYEKLVATESEKRSEELEIFIPPGERLGDNVIEAKGVSKAYGDKLLFEGLNFSLPPGGIVGVIGPNGAGKTTLFRLITGQDTADGGEFKVGSTVKLGYVDQSRDSLDDNKTVWDEIADGLDVVQLGKREVNSRAYVSRFNFSGSDQQKRVGQLSGGERNRVHLAKMLKSGANVLLLDEPTNDLDVNTMRALEEALENFAGCAVVISHDRWFLDRIATHILAFEGDSHVEYFDGNYSEYEDDRKRRLGHDADQPHRIKYRSLTRA, from the coding sequence ATGAGCAGCAATGAACCAAACAAGATCATCTTTTCGATGGTCAAAGTATCAAAATTTTACGATAAGAAGCCTGTACTGAAGGATATCTACCTTTCGTTCTTTTACGGGGCAAAGATCGGCGTTCTCGGGCTGAACGGCGCAGGCAAATCATCTTTGCTAAAGATCATCGCGGGTGTCGATAAAGATTTTAACGGCGAGGTCGTTTTTTCAAAGGGCTACAGCGTCGGCTATCTGGAACAGGAGCCAAAGCTTGATGACACCAAGACGGTTCGAGAGATCGTCGAAGAAGCGGTCGGCTCGACGGTCGCTTTGTTGAAGGAATATGAGGAGATCAACGCCAAGTTCGCCGAACCGATGAGCGATGACGAGATGAACGCTTTGATCGAGCGGCAAGGCGAGGTGCAGGAAAAACTTGATGCGGCCGATGCGTGGGACCTCGATGCGCGGCTTGAAATGGCGATGGACGCGCTCCGCTGCCCGCCGCCTGAGACACTTATTAAGAATCTTTCCGGCGGCGAGAAACGCCGTGTCGCACTCTGCCGCCTGTTGCTGCAAAAGCCTGACATTTTGCTACTTGATGAGCCGACGAATCATCTTGACGCCGAGACAGTAGCGTGGCTTGAGCAGCACCTTCAGCGATACGAAGGAACGATCATTGCAGTTACGCACGACCGATATTTCCTCGACAACATAGCGGGCTGGATCCTCGAACTGGACCGCGGCGAGGGCATACCGTATCAAGGCAACTACTCGTCGTGGCTTGAGCAAAAGCATGTGCGGCTCGCTCAGGAGCAGAAGCAGGAGGACAAGCGGCAAAAAACACTCGAACGCGAACTCGAATGGATACGAATGTCGCCAAAAGGCCGCCACGCCAAGTCAAAGGCCCGCATAAATGACTACGAAAAGCTCGTAGCGACCGAAAGTGAGAAACGAAGCGAGGAACTTGAGATATTCATCCCGCCGGGCGAGCGGCTCGGCGACAACGTGATCGAGGCAAAAGGCGTTTCAAAGGCATACGGCGACAAGCTGCTGTTCGAAGGCCTGAACTTCTCGCTTCCGCCGGGCGGCATCGTCGGCGTGATCGGCCCGAACGGTGCCGGCAAAACAACACTTTTCCGGCTCATCACGGGGCAAGATACCGCTGACGGCGGCGAATTCAAGGTCGGCTCGACCGTAAAACTCGGCTACGTCGATCAGTCCCGCGACTCTCTCGATGATAACAAGACCGTTTGGGATGAGATCGCGGACGGGCTTGATGTCGTGCAGCTCGGCAAGCGCGAGGTCAACTCGCGGGCGTATGTATCGCGATTCAATTTTTCAGGGTCGGATCAGCAAAAGCGTGTCGGCCAGCTCTCTGGAGGTGAACGCAATCGCGTTCACCTCGCAAAAATGCTAAAAAGCGGTGCGAACGTGCTGCTGCTCGACGAACCGACGAATGACCTTGACGTGAATACGATGCGGGCGCTGGAAGAAGCTCTTGAAAACTTTGCAGGCTGTGCCGTCGTAATTAGTCATGATCGCTGGTTTCTGGACCGCATCGCAACGCACATACTCGCGTTCGAAGGCGACAGTCACGTTGAGTATTTTGACGGCAATTACAGCGAGTACGAAGATGACCGCAAACGCCGCCTCGGCCACGACGCGGACCAGCCGCATCGTATCAAGTACAGGAGTTTGACCAGAGCATAG
- the rplK gene encoding 50S ribosomal protein L11: MAKKIEGYIKLQIPAGKANPAPPIGPALGQHGVNIMEFCKAFNAKTQNDDPDMKIPVVITVYADRSFTFETKTPPAGDLLRKAAGIAKGSGKPNREKVGTISKAQIEEIAKKKMQDLNTTNLEAAMRTIEGTAKSMGLTVE; the protein is encoded by the coding sequence ATGGCAAAGAAGATTGAAGGTTACATTAAGCTGCAGATACCGGCCGGTAAGGCCAATCCGGCACCGCCCATCGGGCCGGCGCTCGGTCAGCACGGCGTCAACATCATGGAGTTCTGCAAGGCATTCAATGCCAAAACGCAGAATGACGATCCGGATATGAAAATTCCGGTCGTCATTACGGTCTATGCCGACCGCTCGTTCACGTTTGAGACAAAGACGCCGCCCGCAGGCGACCTGCTTCGCAAGGCCGCAGGCATCGCAAAAGGCTCGGGCAAGCCAAACCGCGAAAAGGTCGGAACGATAAGCAAGGCTCAGATCGAGGAGATCGCAAAGAAGAAAATGCAGGATCTCAATACCACGAATCTCGAAGCCGCGATGCGGACGATCGAGGGCACGGCCAAATCGATGGGCCTGACCGTGGAATAG
- the secE gene encoding preprotein translocase subunit SecE encodes MSEAVASSAEGKQKEGIGDFIHKTRAELDKTTFPSSSDVQSTTIIVIISVLFFGLYLFLVDHVWAYLLEGLTWLINQIAGI; translated from the coding sequence GTGTCAGAAGCAGTCGCGTCTTCAGCCGAGGGCAAGCAAAAGGAAGGGATCGGCGATTTTATACATAAGACAAGGGCCGAACTCGACAAGACAACGTTCCCTTCGTCGAGTGATGTCCAGAGCACGACGATAATCGTTATCATCAGTGTTCTGTTCTTCGGGCTTTATCTCTTTCTCGTCGATCACGTGTGGGCCTATTTGCTTGAGGGCCTGACGTGGCTGATCAACCAGATCGCGGGCATCTAG
- a CDS encoding 50S ribosomal protein L10, with protein sequence MKSRETKAKDLAALTESLQNSKSAMVISFTGLTVSKDQEFRSSLREAGAKYQVVKNTLARIAVKGTKFEQASEAFTGVTAIAWTENDPVVLSKAIAKFMKDNANVYTFKTGVVDGSLVDFEQLKTIASLPSKEELISKLLYVLNAQAQRIVTVINAVPRDLAVVIKQIGEKEDRVAAAPPSEAAPVEEAPSAEAAPAADEAAPAAETEAPAEPAEETAEAPAAEEKAE encoded by the coding sequence ATGAAATCAAGAGAGACAAAAGCAAAAGATCTGGCCGCCCTCACTGAGTCATTGCAGAATTCCAAGTCCGCGATGGTCATCAGCTTTACAGGGCTGACCGTTTCGAAGGATCAGGAGTTCCGCAGCAGCCTGCGTGAAGCAGGGGCGAAGTACCAGGTCGTCAAGAATACGCTTGCCCGCATAGCGGTCAAGGGAACAAAGTTTGAACAAGCAAGCGAGGCCTTTACCGGTGTTACCGCTATTGCATGGACCGAGAACGATCCGGTCGTGCTTTCAAAGGCGATCGCGAAGTTCATGAAGGACAACGCCAACGTTTACACCTTCAAAACAGGTGTTGTTGACGGAAGCCTTGTTGACTTCGAGCAGCTTAAGACCATCGCAAGCCTGCCTTCAAAAGAAGAGCTTATCTCGAAGCTCCTCTACGTGCTCAATGCACAGGCTCAGCGCATCGTTACGGTCATAAACGCCGTTCCGCGCGACCTCGCGGTCGTCATCAAGCAGATCGGCGAAAAGGAAGACCGCGTTGCAGCGGCCCCGCCTTCGGAGGCGGCGCCTGTTGAGGAGGCCCCTTCGGCTGAGGCGGCTCCTGCTGCTGACGAAGCGGCACCGGCCGCGGAGACGGAAGCGCCGGCAGAGCCTGCTGAGGAAACAGCAGAAGCACCGGCTGCGGAAGAGAAGGCAGAGTAA
- the menC gene encoding o-succinylbenzoate synthase → MLELRTIELIEINLPLVHFFETSFGRTYERRIILVRVEDADGAEGWGEVTCGEMPGYSDEWTDSAWVTMEKILAPMVVERDAESAADVWWLMAWARGHRMAKAGIETACWDLEAKKIGVPLWKHLGGVNQTIDCGVSIGIQDSIPQLLDKIRGELDAGYKRIKIKISPRWDHDVLRAVRGEFGDILLMGDANSAYTLDDTERLKSFDEFGLMMLEQPLSYDDIVDHAKLQAQIATPICLDEPIKSADDARKAIELGSGKIINLKNGRVGGHTQSKLVETVCRKNGIPVWCGGMLESGIGRAHNIAISTLAGYTLPGDVSASKRYWHEDIIEPAVEVSASGTITAPDAAGIGFEVIRGRVERASVRRTTIAKT, encoded by the coding sequence ATGTTAGAACTTCGAACTATCGAACTGATCGAGATAAACCTTCCGCTTGTTCACTTTTTTGAGACGAGCTTCGGCCGTACATACGAGCGGCGCATCATCTTGGTGCGCGTCGAGGATGCAGACGGAGCCGAAGGCTGGGGCGAGGTAACGTGCGGCGAAATGCCGGGCTATTCGGACGAATGGACCGATTCAGCGTGGGTTACTATGGAGAAGATCCTCGCACCGATGGTCGTCGAGCGTGATGCCGAATCAGCCGCGGACGTTTGGTGGCTTATGGCGTGGGCTCGCGGCCACCGAATGGCAAAGGCCGGCATCGAGACCGCATGTTGGGATCTCGAAGCGAAAAAGATCGGCGTCCCGTTATGGAAGCATCTCGGCGGCGTGAACCAAACAATAGACTGCGGTGTTTCGATCGGCATACAGGATTCGATACCGCAACTTTTGGACAAGATCCGCGGCGAACTCGATGCGGGCTACAAACGGATAAAGATCAAGATCAGCCCGCGTTGGGATCACGATGTGCTAAGGGCAGTTCGCGGCGAGTTCGGCGATATTCTGCTGATGGGCGATGCGAATTCGGCGTACACGCTTGACGATACGGAGCGGCTGAAAAGTTTTGATGAATTCGGCCTTATGATGCTTGAACAGCCGCTGTCTTATGATGACATCGTCGATCACGCCAAGCTTCAGGCACAGATCGCGACGCCGATATGCCTTGATGAACCGATAAAGTCGGCCGACGATGCCCGCAAGGCGATCGAACTCGGCTCGGGTAAGATAATTAACCTTAAGAACGGCCGCGTCGGCGGCCATACACAGTCGAAGCTTGTCGAAACGGTTTGCCGCAAGAACGGCATTCCCGTTTGGTGCGGCGGTATGCTTGAGAGCGGCATTGGACGTGCTCACAACATAGCGATCTCAACCCTTGCGGGCTATACGCTGCCGGGCGACGTCTCGGCAAGCAAGCGTTACTGGCACGAGGACATCATCGAGCCTGCGGTCGAGGTCTCAGCATCCGGAACGATAACCGCGCCGGACGCTGCCGGCATCGGGTTCGAGGTCATACGCGGGAGGGTCGAACGCGCATCCGTTCGCCGCACAACGATCGCGAAAACTTGA
- the tuf gene encoding elongation factor Tu, translating to MSKEKFDRSKPHVNIGTIGHVDHGKTTLTAAITKVMSKHNPKMAFRSFDSIDNAPEEKARGITIATSHVEYETANRHYAHVDCPGHADYVKNMITGAAQMDGAILVVAATDGPMPQTREHILLARQVGVPAMVVFMNKVDMVDDAELLELVEMEIRELLSSYEFPGDDIPVVQGSALKALEGDAAWEPKIDELMQAVDDYIPTPTRETDKPFLMPVEDIFTIQGRGTVATGRIERGQINVNEPVEIVGIKETRNSVVTGVEMFKKLLDSGMAGDNVGLLLRGVDRKEIERGQVIAKPGTITPHTKFKAEAYVLTKEEGGRHTPFFTGYRPQFYFRTTDVTGVAHLPAGVEMVMPGDNIQMEIELIAPIAMEKGLRFAIREGGRTVGAGTVSEIVE from the coding sequence ATGAGCAAAGAGAAATTTGATCGGTCAAAGCCGCACGTGAACATCGGGACGATCGGGCACGTTGACCACGGGAAGACGACATTGACGGCAGCGATCACAAAGGTGATGTCGAAGCACAATCCGAAGATGGCGTTTCGGTCGTTCGATTCGATCGACAACGCACCTGAGGAGAAGGCGAGAGGTATCACGATCGCGACATCGCACGTTGAGTATGAGACTGCGAACAGGCATTACGCACACGTTGACTGTCCGGGGCACGCTGACTACGTGAAGAATATGATCACGGGAGCGGCACAGATGGACGGAGCGATCCTTGTGGTGGCGGCGACGGACGGGCCTATGCCGCAGACACGCGAGCACATCCTGCTTGCACGTCAGGTAGGTGTGCCTGCGATGGTCGTATTCATGAACAAGGTGGATATGGTCGATGACGCGGAGCTGCTTGAGCTTGTGGAGATGGAGATCAGAGAGCTTTTGTCGAGCTATGAGTTTCCGGGCGATGACATTCCTGTTGTGCAGGGCAGTGCGTTGAAAGCACTTGAAGGCGATGCAGCATGGGAGCCGAAGATCGACGAGTTGATGCAGGCGGTGGATGATTATATTCCGACCCCGACGCGCGAGACGGACAAGCCGTTCCTTATGCCTGTGGAAGATATCTTTACGATCCAGGGCCGCGGAACCGTGGCGACGGGAAGGATCGAGCGCGGTCAGATCAATGTCAACGAGCCTGTCGAGATCGTAGGTATCAAGGAGACGCGGAACAGCGTTGTTACCGGCGTCGAGATGTTCAAGAAGCTTCTTGATTCGGGAATGGCAGGCGACAACGTAGGGCTTCTTCTGCGCGGTGTTGACCGAAAGGAGATCGAGCGCGGACAGGTTATAGCCAAGCCGGGCACGATCACGCCGCATACGAAGTTCAAGGCCGAGGCGTATGTGCTGACAAAGGAAGAGGGCGGGCGTCACACGCCGTTCTTTACAGGCTATCGTCCGCAGTTCTATTTTCGGACAACGGACGTTACCGGAGTTGCACACTTGCCCGCCGGTGTCGAGATGGTGATGCCCGGCGACAACATCCAGATGGAGATCGAGCTGATCGCCCCGATCGCAATGGAGAAGGGGCTTCGCTTCGCGATCCGCGAAGGCGGCCGCACGGTCGGAGCGGGAACCGTTTCGGAGATCGTCGAGTAG
- the nusG gene encoding transcription termination/antitermination protein NusG — MKQWFFIHTYSGHENKVVESLTARIRDMELGEQITGILLPKKPVVEMRSGKEHITEPLMYPGYVLVEIDCDEKGKIPDNVFHAIKSTPKVTGFLGGKQPTPLAQEEIDQILRNIEEAVEKPKPKFTYTVGEVVRIKSGPFASFTGKVEEVNEDKSVLKVSITIFGRSTPYELSFLEVEKVTFAEEE, encoded by the coding sequence ATGAAGCAGTGGTTTTTTATCCACACATATTCGGGGCATGAGAACAAGGTGGTCGAGAGCCTTACGGCGAGGATCCGCGATATGGAACTCGGCGAGCAGATCACCGGGATCCTTTTGCCCAAAAAACCCGTCGTCGAGATGCGCTCCGGCAAAGAGCATATTACCGAGCCGCTGATGTATCCCGGTTACGTGCTTGTTGAAATTGATTGCGACGAGAAGGGAAAGATCCCCGACAATGTGTTCCACGCGATCAAATCGACGCCGAAAGTTACGGGCTTCCTTGGCGGCAAACAGCCGACACCGCTCGCTCAGGAAGAGATAGACCAGATCTTGAGGAACATTGAAGAAGCGGTCGAGAAGCCGAAGCCGAAGTTCACGTACACGGTCGGCGAGGTCGTTCGGATCAAATCAGGACCTTTTGCGAGCTTCACCGGCAAGGTCGAAGAGGTCAATGAGGATAAGTCTGTGCTGAAGGTTTCGATAACGATCTTTGGCCGTTCGACGCCTTATGAACTGAGCTTTCTTGAGGTCGAGAAGGTTACGTTCGCAGAAGAAGAATAG
- a CDS encoding 50S ribosomal protein L1: MKRGKKYLSALEKIEAGKKHTLDEAIGKLKEIAFAKFDETVELTMWLGVDPRKADQLVRGTIVLPHGLGGAAKKVVVVAQGDKVKEAEDAGADFVGGDDIVEKIKGGWLDFDALIATPDMMGKVGQLGKLLGPRGLMPNPKTGTVTMDVKTAVEETKAGKVEYRVDKTGVIHSPVGKLSFDAAKLQENTRALIGAVMKAKPTTAKGRYLKKINLAATMSPGVLLDELAYV, from the coding sequence ATGAAAAGAGGCAAGAAATACTTGTCCGCGCTTGAAAAGATCGAGGCGGGCAAAAAGCACACGCTCGACGAAGCGATCGGTAAACTCAAAGAGATCGCCTTCGCAAAATTCGACGAAACAGTGGAACTGACGATGTGGCTCGGCGTTGACCCGCGAAAAGCGGATCAGCTCGTGCGCGGCACCATCGTTCTGCCGCACGGCTTGGGCGGCGCGGCCAAAAAGGTCGTTGTTGTTGCTCAGGGCGATAAGGTCAAAGAGGCGGAAGATGCCGGAGCGGATTTTGTCGGCGGCGATGATATCGTCGAAAAGATCAAAGGCGGCTGGCTTGATTTTGACGCGCTGATCGCAACGCCCGATATGATGGGCAAGGTCGGACAGTTGGGCAAACTCCTCGGTCCTCGAGGGCTGATGCCGAACCCGAAAACAGGAACCGTTACGATGGACGTGAAGACGGCCGTCGAAGAGACAAAGGCAGGTAAGGTCGAATACCGCGTCGATAAGACCGGCGTTATTCACTCGCCGGTGGGCAAGCTTTCGTTCGATGCGGCAAAGCTGCAGGAGAACACGCGTGCCCTTATCGGAGCGGTGATGAAGGCAAAGCCGACAACCGCGAAAGGCCGCTATCTGAAAAAGATCAACTTGGCGGCGACGATGAGCCCGGGCGTCCTGCTCGATGAATTGGCATACGTTTAG